TTTGGTGCAAAAACGCGGGACCTTGATGGAAGAGGCCGCGAAAGAAACCAAAGGCGCCATGGCCGCGGTCATCGGTTTTGATAAGGATCAACTGGCCGCCATTTGCCGCCAAACCGGGGCAGAGGTGGCTAATTTTAATTCCAAAGAACAGATCGTCATCACCGGCCATGCCGATAAGGTGGAAGCCGCCATTGAAGCCATTAAGGCCGCCGGCGGGCAGAAGGTGATCCCTTTGACCGTCAGCGGTGCGTTCCATTCTTCTTTGATGGCAGGCGCGGCCGAAAAATTCAAGGCCGTCCTTGCCCACGCGGCTATTCACCCGACAGGTATCAAGGTGGTCAGCAATGTCAATGGCCGGCCCGGGGAAAGCGCAGAGGAAATCCGCGCCAATTTAGTCCAACAGATCACGGCGTCCGTGCAATGGGTGGCGTCCGTGGAATATATCATCAGCCAGGGCGTGACGCATTTTATTGAAATAGGCCCCGGCAAGGTCCTCAAAGGACTGGTCCGCCGTATCAATTCCGATGCCGTTGTCCATAACATCGAAAAGCCCGCGGATATCGACTATGCCCATTTCCTCTAAAGACGTTCAATACATCGCTGCTTTGGCCAGGATCCATATTCCTCCGGAGAAACTGGACCTGTTTTGCGCTGAATTGGGTGGCATCCTCAAATACGTTGAACAATTGCAAAAATTGAACCTGGATGATGTCAAACCCACCAGCCATGCCGTGCCTTTGACCGACGCGCTTCGGGAAGATATTGTCCGGCCGTCCCTAGACCATCAAGAAGCGCTCAAGATGAGCGTTGAGCAAAAGGACGGCTGTTTCAAAGTGCCCCTTGTCATCGAATGAGCCCGCATTGTTTGACCGCCCACGCGCTTCTGGACCTGTTCAAATCCTCCAAGGTCACCCCTCAAGAGGTTTTTGAGGATGTCTCCGCCCGTGTTAAATTGGTGGATGCTAAAATCCACGCGTATATCCATCCGGCGCAAAAACCCTCCTTTGCCGCAGGTGCTTTTCCCATTCCCATCGGCATCAAGGACAATTTGTGCACCATCGGGGAAGAGATCACCTGCGGTTCCAGGATCCTGAAAGGTTTTCGTCCGCCCTATGATGCCGCGGTCGTTGAGAAGATCAAACGTTCCGGCGGTTTGATCGTCGGCGTTGCCAACATGGATGAATTTGCGTTCGGTTCTTCAACAGAATCATCCTGTTATGGTCCGACGTTCAATCCCTGGGACCTAAGCCGGGTGCCGGGCGGCTCCAGCGGCGGGTCCGCGGCCTGTGTGGCGGCCGACGAGGCCGTGTGGGCTTTGGGGTCGGATACCGGCGGTTCCATACGCCAGCCCGCTTCTTTTTGCGGCATCGTGGGCATGAAGCCCACCTATGGCCGCGTGTCGCGTTATGGACTGATCGCTTTTGCTTCCAGTTTGGACCAGATAGGGCCTTTGACCAAGGATGTCACGGATTGCGCGCTGTTGATGAACATCATTGCCGGTTATGACGAGCGCGATTCTACCTCGGTCAATGTGCCAGCGCCCGACTACACCAAGGCCCTTATCAAAGATATTAAGGGCATGACCATTGCTATTCCTAAAGAGGCATTTGTGGAAGGACTTGACCCCGAAGTACGCAAGGCAGTTGAGGACGCTGTCGCGCTTTTGCGGAAACTGGGGGCAAAGATCAAAGAGGTGTCTTTGCCGCATACGCCCTATGCCGTGGCGGCCTATTACATCGTGGCCACGGCCGAGGCGAGTTCCAACCTGGCCCGTTTTGACGGGGTGCGTTACGGCTTAAGGGTTTCGCCCAAAAAAGTCCGCAAGAACGCTTTGATCGACATGATCGAGGAGACCCGCAGTCAGGGCTTCGGCAACGAGGCCAAACGCCGCATCATGCTGGGCACCTACGCGCTTTCGTCGGGATATTACGATGCTTATTATTTGCGCGGGCAAAAGGTACGCACCTTGATCAAAGGGGATTTTGACGCGGTGTTCCAGGATTGTGACGCTGTGCTCACCCCCACATCGCCGACAACGGCTTTTAAGATAGGAGAGAAGACAAGCGACCCGCTGTCCATGTACCTGTCCGACATTTATACCATTCCGGCGAATTTGGCCGGGGTCCCGGCCCTGTCCGTGCCTTGCGGATTTTCCAAACAAGGACTGCCGATCGGTTTGCAATTGACCGCCAAGGCCTTCGCCGAAGAAACATTGCTGCGCATCGCTTATACGTATGAACAGAATACCGAGTGGCATTTAACGAAACCAGCAATATAAGGTAGCACCTGCCTTCTCCTGAGAAGGCATCCCGAGAAGGCAGGTGCTACCTTCTGGCATATGTCTCAATTTGAAACCGTTATAGGGCTTGAAGTCCATTTGCAGTTGAGCACGGCCACCAAGATATTCTGCGGCTGTGCCAACCGATACGGCTGTGGGCCCAACACCAATGTGTGCCCCGTATGCCTCGGCCTGCCCGGCTCTTTGCCGGTGCTCAACAGTCAGGCCATGCGTTATGCCATCACAGCGAGCCTGGCTTTGAACGCCCGCATCAACGGGTTCGTTAAATTTGACCGCAAAAATTATTATTATCCCGACCTGCCCAAGGGCTATCAGATCTCCCAGTATGATTTTCCCATTGCCAGCGACGGGTATTTAGAGGTCAAGACCAAGGACACGTCGGCCAGGGTCCGTATCAAACGCGCGCACCTGGAAGAGGACGCGGGCAAACTGATGCATGACAATGCCGCCGGATGTTCTTTGGTGGATTATAACCGCACGGGAACGCCTTTGCTGGAGATCGTCACCGAACCCGATATCCGTTCGCCGCAGGAGGCGTATGATTATCTCAATACCCTTAAGTTGAATCTGCAGTATTTGGGGATCTCTGATTGCGACATGGAAAAGGGGAGTTTGCGTTGTGATGCCAACGTGTCCATACGTCCCATCGGGGCAACGGCATTCGGGACCAAGGCCGAATTGAAGAACATGAATTCGTTCAAGGCGGTCAAGGCCGCGCTGGAGTATGAGGTCACCCGTCACCGGCAGATGGCCATTTCCGGCGGCAGGATCGTCCAGGAAACGCTGTTGTGGGATGATATCAAGGGCGTGACCGTGCCCATGCGTTCTAAGGAAGAGGCGCATGATTACCGGTATTTTCCGGATCCTGACCTGGTACCGTTCACGCTGGACCCTGCTTTTGTGGATTCCCTGCGCGCCGAATTACCGGAATTGCCGCTCCAAAAACAGGAACGTTTTAAAGAGCAATACGGCCTGAATGATTATGATTCCTTTATTTTGATATCCGACAGGTCCATCTCTGAATTTTTTGAACAATGCGCGTTGCTGTATCAAAATCCTAAAAATATAGCCAACTGGATCAGCGGACCGTTATTAAAGGAGATCAATCAACGCAAATGCGTTTTGACCGATCTGAAATTAACATCGGAAAATTTTGTCAATTTGATCAAGAGCGTGGATAATGGTGTTGTCAGTAATCTGGTCGGCAAGGATGTTTTGACCGCCATGCTTGATCAAGGCCGGTCGGCCGATGTTATTATTCAGGAAGGCGGCTGGGCGCAGGTGTCCGATGATTCCGCTTTGACGGTCATCGTGGATGAGGTCATTGCTCAAAATCCGTCGGTGGCGGCCCAGATCAAAGAGGGCAAGGCCAACGCGGTGGGATTTCTGGTCGGCCAGGTCATGAAGAAAAGCAAGGGCAAGGCCAACCCTAAAAAATTAAGTGAATTGATCACACGGAGGATCAGCAATGGTTAAAAAACGTTTCGCGGCAGGGTTGGTCATAGTTTTTTTATTTTCCGCCGCGACTTTGACATTATCCGCCGTCCAGGGTAAGGAAGACCTTTATTCCAAGGTTGAATTGTTCAGTTATGCTTTGACCACGATCCAGTCCGAATATGTGGACGAAAAAACTCCCAAGGACCTCATTTACGGTTCTTTGAAAGGAATGCTTTCTTCGCTTGACCCACACAGCCAGTTCCTGGACCCGCAGGATTATAAAGACCTGAAAACCGAGACGCAGGGAAAATTCGGCGGTCTGGGCATTGAGATCACCATCAAGGACAGTTTGCTGACCATCATCACACCCATTGATGATACGCCGGCGTGGCGGGTGGGATTAAAACCGGGGGACCGCATCGTCAAGATTGAAAAAGACCTGACCCGCGACATGACCCTCGATGACGCGGTCAAGAAATTGCGCGGGGACCCCGGCACCGACGTGCATATCACCATCCTGCGCGAGAGCGAAAGCCTCATTAAGGATTTTACCATCACCCGCGAGATCATCCATGTGCAGGACATCAAGGATCCCCATGTGATCGAGGGCGGTATCGGGTATATCCGTTTGACCGAATTCCGGGAGGACTCCCACAAGGAATTCAGGGAAGCCATTAAGAAATTAAAAGGCGAGGGCGCCGACAGTTTGATCATTGATCTGCGCAATGATCCCGGCGGGCTTTTGAACGTCGCGATCAAGATCTCCGAGGAGTTTTTGCCGGCGGGACAAACCATCGTGTCCACCAAAGGGCGCCACGCGTCCCAGGACTCCATTGCCAAGTCCGGTAATGTCCATGGCGAATTCTTGGACTGGCCCATGGTTGTCCTCATCAATGAAGGCAGCGCTTCGGCCAGCGAGATCTTTGCAGGTGCAATGAAAGACAATAAGCGCGCGGTCATCGTGGGGGCAAAGTCGTTCGGCAAGGGGTCTGTGCAGTCGGTGATCCCGCTTCCCGACGGTTCCGGCCTGCGGCTGACCACGGCCAAGTATTTTACGCCTTCCGGCATATGCATCCATGGCATGGGCATCACTCCGGATGTGGTTGTTGAGCGTGTTTATCCGAAAGAGGAAAAAGACGACGATAAGGACAAGAAGAAGGAAAATGGCAGGGACGACCTGGACAAGATATTCTCTGACGTCCAGAAGAAAGACGCCAAGGATGCCGCTGACAGCGTCCGGAAATCCAAAGAAGCGGATCAGAAAAAGAAAGACGATGCCGACAATCAGTTGCAAAGCGCTCTCAACGTCATGAAAGGCCTCAAGGTGTATCGCGGATTTACCGCCGATCATTGATGGTTCGACCACGAAAAAACCCCTCCGGCGGCAAGAACAAAAATGATCTGAAGACAACGGTCATCATTGTTCTTTTTTGTCTGGCCGCGGCACAGGCCTTTTTATTTTTCCATGCCAGGAAGCAAGGCGCTCCCGGGGCGATCAAGGCCGCGGCTGGCCAAGCCAAAATGGTCTCCGCCAAAGGCGGATCCGCCTCCGGCGGAAAGGCCGTGCCAGGATCAGCGGGCAAGATCGCTTTTATCATTGACGATTGGGGCTATGCCATGCACAATTGCAAATTCCTTAAAGAGATCACGGCGCCCCTGGCCGTGGCGGTGCTCCCCAATTTGAGGTATACGGACGACATCATGAAATGTGCCGACGTTTACGGCAAGGACATCATGCTCCATTTGCCTTTGGAGCCGTATGCCAACGGCGACCATTATCCTGACAATTATCTGATCACAACGGCCATGAAGCCCTCCAAGGTCATTGCGATGGTGGACGGGACGCTGGCCAAAATGCCTTTGGTGCAGGGGGTCAACAATCACATGGGTTCCAAGGCCACGGAGGACAGGGAGCTCATGAAGATCATTTTTAAACGCCTTAAGAAAAGGGGTTTGTTCTTTGTGGACAGCATGACAGCGCATCATTCCATCTGCGGCGAACTGGCACGGGAGATGGGCATGCCGTTCGCTTCGCGCGACGTGTTCTTGGACAATATTAACACCAGAGAAGCGATCAAGAAACAGATCATGGAGCTTGCCAAAAGGGCGCGCAAAAAGGGTTATGCCGTTGCCATCGGTCATGACCGTGCATTGACCATGCAGGTCCTCAAAGAAGAGATCCGGACCCTGGAAGACCAGGGCTTTGAGATCGTGCGCGTCAAAACCCTCCTGAAAAATCAATAAAATTGACTATGCATATTTTAGGCATTGAAACATCCTGCGACGAAACCGCGGCCGCCGTGGTCGTTAACGGACGTGACGTGCTCTCCAGCGTCGTTGCCACCAGTTTGCCGGACCACCGCCGTTTCGGCGGCATCATTCCCGAGATCGCGTCCCGCCGCCAGATCGAATGGATACAACCCGTCGTGGGCAGTGCTTTGTCCAAAGCCGGGGTGACCCTCAAAGACCTTGACGCCATTGCTGTGACGAAGTCCCCCGGACTGATCGGTTCATTGCTTGTCGGGTTGTCATTCGCCCGTGCTTTGGGCCACGCTTGCGGTAAACCCGTCATTGAGGTTGACCACATCCATGCGCACGCTTATTCCGGTTTTTTGAATTTTTCCTCCCCCGACAGACCGTCACTGCCCGCCGTTGCCTTGGTTGTTTCCGGCGGACACTCCAGCATTTTTTATATTAAAGATCCCGCGCATTTTCAATTATTGGGCCAGACACGCGACGATGCGGCCGGCGAGGCCTTTGACAAGGTGGCGCGCATTCTGGAATTGGGTTATCCGGGCGGTCCGGCCATTGACCGTTTGGCGCAAAAGGCCGGCAGTTCGGATATCCGTTTCCCCCAGGCGCCTTTAAAAGGCACGTTTGATTTTTCGTTCAGCGGGGTCAAGACCGCGGTTTTGTATTACACGCGTGATCACCGCGCTTTGCCGCATTTTTCTTCGGCCAAGGTCGCTTATGCTTTTCAGGAAAGCGTTGTTGGAGTGCTGGCGGAAAAGGCGTTTGAGGCCTGCCGTGTCAAAAAAGTCAGGCATTTGCTCATCGGAGGCGGGGTGGCGGCCAATTCCGCTTTGCGCCGGCGTTTGAAGGACATGTCCGTCCGGTCCGGTATTGCCGTGCATATTCCGCCCATACCTTTGTGTTTAGACAATGCCGCCATGATCGCCGGACTGGCCTATCATCTGAAACCAAAGGTTGGACGTTGACAGTGTTTATAGAAAGCGTATATTGTTAGTAGGGGCGATCCTTGTGATCGCCCGCATATGGGGCGAATACAAGATTCGCCCGTACACAAGGGGGGTAATTCTATGGCCTTTAACCGCCGCGATACCAAAGAAGTTGTGCAGGAAAAGATCATTGAGATCAACGCGCAGATGAAAGGGGAAATGGTTTTTTCTGAACCGGTGAATTTGAAGATCAACGGCCGTTTTTCCGGCCATCTGGATACCAAGGGCACGCTGACCATCGGTGCCAGCGCCCAGGTGGATGCCAATATTACCGGTGAGAACATTGTGGTCGCGGGCAGGGTCAAGGGCAATGTGCTGGCCAGGAAAATGCTGGTGCTGATGCCCACGTCGGTATTGACCGGGGACATTGCGACACCGAAGCTGAACATCGTTGAGGGCGCCGTATTCCAGGGCCGCTGCCAGATGCTGGAAGATTTTTTGAACGCCGATGACCTGGCCCAGTATCTGGAAATAGAGGTTCCCGTCCTCCTGGAATTAGCGCAAGGCGGTAAGATCCCCGCGTTCAAAGAGGGGGATGTTTGGAAATTTGAGCGGGCCAAGATCGACCAGTGGGCCGTGACAACCAGGGTCAAAGCATGAGCAGTCAATACATCACGGTCCGGGAGTCCGCCCAGGCCTTGGGTGTTTCCGAGAAAAAGATCACGGACCTCATTGAGGCCGGCCATTTGCAGGCCTACCGCATCGCCGACCAGTTCCTGCGTTTAAAAAGGAGCGAGGTGATGCAGGTTGGCGTCAGCGGTCAGGTCGCGCGCGAGAAGGCGAGCCACGAATACACCGCGGGCGAACGCGTCCGTGATTTCTTTTATTTCAACGATTTTTACCTCTTCGCGGGCGT
This window of the Candidatus Omnitrophota bacterium genome carries:
- a CDS encoding ACP S-malonyltransferase yields the protein LVQKRGTLMEEAAKETKGAMAAVIGFDKDQLAAICRQTGAEVANFNSKEQIVITGHADKVEAAIEAIKAAGGQKVIPLTVSGAFHSSLMAGAAEKFKAVLAHAAIHPTGIKVVSNVNGRPGESAEEIRANLVQQITASVQWVASVEYIISQGVTHFIEIGPGKVLKGLVRRINSDAVVHNIEKPADIDYAHFL
- the gatC gene encoding Asp-tRNA(Asn)/Glu-tRNA(Gln) amidotransferase subunit GatC — its product is MPISSKDVQYIAALARIHIPPEKLDLFCAELGGILKYVEQLQKLNLDDVKPTSHAVPLTDALREDIVRPSLDHQEALKMSVEQKDGCFKVPLVIE
- the gatA gene encoding Asp-tRNA(Asn)/Glu-tRNA(Gln) amidotransferase subunit GatA, with product MSPHCLTAHALLDLFKSSKVTPQEVFEDVSARVKLVDAKIHAYIHPAQKPSFAAGAFPIPIGIKDNLCTIGEEITCGSRILKGFRPPYDAAVVEKIKRSGGLIVGVANMDEFAFGSSTESSCYGPTFNPWDLSRVPGGSSGGSAACVAADEAVWALGSDTGGSIRQPASFCGIVGMKPTYGRVSRYGLIAFASSLDQIGPLTKDVTDCALLMNIIAGYDERDSTSVNVPAPDYTKALIKDIKGMTIAIPKEAFVEGLDPEVRKAVEDAVALLRKLGAKIKEVSLPHTPYAVAAYYIVATAEASSNLARFDGVRYGLRVSPKKVRKNALIDMIEETRSQGFGNEAKRRIMLGTYALSSGYYDAYYLRGQKVRTLIKGDFDAVFQDCDAVLTPTSPTTAFKIGEKTSDPLSMYLSDIYTIPANLAGVPALSVPCGFSKQGLPIGLQLTAKAFAEETLLRIAYTYEQNTEWHLTKPAI
- the gatB gene encoding Asp-tRNA(Asn)/Glu-tRNA(Gln) amidotransferase subunit GatB, which translates into the protein MSQFETVIGLEVHLQLSTATKIFCGCANRYGCGPNTNVCPVCLGLPGSLPVLNSQAMRYAITASLALNARINGFVKFDRKNYYYPDLPKGYQISQYDFPIASDGYLEVKTKDTSARVRIKRAHLEEDAGKLMHDNAAGCSLVDYNRTGTPLLEIVTEPDIRSPQEAYDYLNTLKLNLQYLGISDCDMEKGSLRCDANVSIRPIGATAFGTKAELKNMNSFKAVKAALEYEVTRHRQMAISGGRIVQETLLWDDIKGVTVPMRSKEEAHDYRYFPDPDLVPFTLDPAFVDSLRAELPELPLQKQERFKEQYGLNDYDSFILISDRSISEFFEQCALLYQNPKNIANWISGPLLKEINQRKCVLTDLKLTSENFVNLIKSVDNGVVSNLVGKDVLTAMLDQGRSADVIIQEGGWAQVSDDSALTVIVDEVIAQNPSVAAQIKEGKANAVGFLVGQVMKKSKGKANPKKLSELITRRISNG
- a CDS encoding S41 family peptidase; the protein is MVKKRFAAGLVIVFLFSAATLTLSAVQGKEDLYSKVELFSYALTTIQSEYVDEKTPKDLIYGSLKGMLSSLDPHSQFLDPQDYKDLKTETQGKFGGLGIEITIKDSLLTIITPIDDTPAWRVGLKPGDRIVKIEKDLTRDMTLDDAVKKLRGDPGTDVHITILRESESLIKDFTITREIIHVQDIKDPHVIEGGIGYIRLTEFREDSHKEFREAIKKLKGEGADSLIIDLRNDPGGLLNVAIKISEEFLPAGQTIVSTKGRHASQDSIAKSGNVHGEFLDWPMVVLINEGSASASEIFAGAMKDNKRAVIVGAKSFGKGSVQSVIPLPDGSGLRLTTAKYFTPSGICIHGMGITPDVVVERVYPKEEKDDDKDKKKENGRDDLDKIFSDVQKKDAKDAADSVRKSKEADQKKKDDADNQLQSALNVMKGLKVYRGFTADH
- a CDS encoding divergent polysaccharide deacetylase family protein, producing MVRPRKNPSGGKNKNDLKTTVIIVLFCLAAAQAFLFFHARKQGAPGAIKAAAGQAKMVSAKGGSASGGKAVPGSAGKIAFIIDDWGYAMHNCKFLKEITAPLAVAVLPNLRYTDDIMKCADVYGKDIMLHLPLEPYANGDHYPDNYLITTAMKPSKVIAMVDGTLAKMPLVQGVNNHMGSKATEDRELMKIIFKRLKKRGLFFVDSMTAHHSICGELAREMGMPFASRDVFLDNINTREAIKKQIMELAKRARKKGYAVAIGHDRALTMQVLKEEIRTLEDQGFEIVRVKTLLKNQ
- the tsaD gene encoding tRNA (adenosine(37)-N6)-threonylcarbamoyltransferase complex transferase subunit TsaD, with protein sequence MHILGIETSCDETAAAVVVNGRDVLSSVVATSLPDHRRFGGIIPEIASRRQIEWIQPVVGSALSKAGVTLKDLDAIAVTKSPGLIGSLLVGLSFARALGHACGKPVIEVDHIHAHAYSGFLNFSSPDRPSLPAVALVVSGGHSSIFYIKDPAHFQLLGQTRDDAAGEAFDKVARILELGYPGGPAIDRLAQKAGSSDIRFPQAPLKGTFDFSFSGVKTAVLYYTRDHRALPHFSSAKVAYAFQESVVGVLAEKAFEACRVKKVRHLLIGGGVAANSALRRRLKDMSVRSGIAVHIPPIPLCLDNAAMIAGLAYHLKPKVGR
- a CDS encoding polymer-forming cytoskeletal protein, with the protein product MAFNRRDTKEVVQEKIIEINAQMKGEMVFSEPVNLKINGRFSGHLDTKGTLTIGASAQVDANITGENIVVAGRVKGNVLARKMLVLMPTSVLTGDIATPKLNIVEGAVFQGRCQMLEDFLNADDLAQYLEIEVPVLLELAQGGKIPAFKEGDVWKFERAKIDQWAVTTRVKA
- a CDS encoding excisionase family DNA-binding protein, with translation MSSQYITVRESAQALGVSEKKITDLIEAGHLQAYRIADQFLRLKRSEVMQVGVSGQVAREKASHEYTAGERVRDFFYFNDFYLFAGVVIAVLLYIIFFTS